A DNA window from Helianthus annuus cultivar XRQ/B chromosome 15, HanXRQr2.0-SUNRISE, whole genome shotgun sequence contains the following coding sequences:
- the LOC110913008 gene encoding AT-hook motif nuclear-localized protein 20 has product MANRWWSGNVGMNPMTSSGNPPSLHLHHTADDGKPVLNNNTNPNPNDSTNDENDEEFGEQEQHNNVLEVSEPTSSGGGRRPRGRPPGSKNKPKPPVVITKESPNALRSHVLEISTGSDVSECIATFAQRRHRGVSVLSGNGVVTNVTLRQPAAPGGVLNLQGRFEILSLSGAFLPAPSPPGATGLTVYLAGGQGQVVGGTVVGQLTAAGPVMVIAATFTNATYERLPLEDEVEGGEMEIERSSGVNAGNSPKSGGVGVQTDNVAASSMTVYNQAPKLLPNGQMHQDMFWATPPRSSPSNF; this is encoded by the coding sequence ATGGCTAACCGGTGGTGGTCTGGAAATGTGGGGATGAACCCAATGACGTCATCCGGTAACCCACCGTCGCTACACCTTCACCACACGGCGGATGACGGTAAACCTGTGTTAAACAATAacacaaaccctaaccctaatgaTTCAACAAACGATGAGAACGATGAAGAGTTTGGGGAACAAGAACAACACAACAACGTTTTGGAGGTTTCAGAACCCACAAGCTCTGGCGGCGGCCGGCGGCCACGTGGACGACCGCCGGGATCCAAAAACAAACCGAAACCACCGGTGGTTATTACTAAAGAAAGCCCTAATGCGTTACGGAGCCACGTGTTGGAGATTAGCACCGGAAGTGATGTTTCGGAATGTATTGCAACGTTTGCTCAACGCCGGCACCGTGGGGTTTCTGTTTTAAGTGGAAACGGCGTCGTTACGAATGTAACTCTCCGGCAGCCGGCGGCACCTGGTGGCGTGTTGAATTTGCAAGGGAGGTTTGAAATATTGTCACTTTCGGGTGCGTTTTTACCCGCACCGTCGCCACCTGGGGCTACTGGGTTGACGGTGTATTTAGCCGGTGGTCAGGGGCAGGTGGTGGGTGGGACGGTGGTGGGGCAGTTGACGGCGGCGGGCCCGGTAATGGTGATTGCGGCGACGTTTACTAACGCTACTTATGAGAGGTTACCGTTGGAAGATGAAGTTGAAGGGGGTGAAATGGAAATAGAGCGAAGTTCAGGGGTGAATGCTGGGAATAGTCCGAAATCTGGAGGGGTTGGTGTTCAGACGGATAATGTTGCGGCTTCTTCGATGACAGTTTACAATCAGGCCCCTAAACTATTGCCGAATGGGCAAATGCATCAGGATATGTTTTGGGCGACTCCCCCACGCTCTTCTCCGTCTAATTTTTAG